Proteins encoded within one genomic window of Brassica rapa cultivar Chiifu-401-42 chromosome A09, CAAS_Brap_v3.01, whole genome shotgun sequence:
- the LOC103843443 gene encoding pentatricopeptide repeat-containing protein At1g07590, mitochondrial: MYLLGFTHSGPSTSFIDVHVPVRSQKKETMRSIIALVRQRDCFVQAIRRTPGVSYSPASDHQPNFKASNFLTTLISSTKSSESDGDEEEPNKCLSLRIEKLPKGVTVGSALQSWMGDGFPVHGGDVYHAINRLRKLGRNKRALELMEWIIRERPYRPGELEYSYLLEFTVKIHGISQGETLFTRVPQEFQNELLYNNLVIACLDQGVMRLALGYMKKMRELGHRTSHLVYNRLIIRNSAPGRRKLIAKDLALMKADKAVPHVSTYHILMKLEANEHNVDGVLKAFEGMKKAGVEANEVSYCILAMAHAVARLYTVAEAYTEEIERTITGDNWSTLDVLMILYGRLGKEKEVERAWNVVKGFHHVRSKSYLLATEAFGRVGNLERAEEVWLEMKSVRGVKETEQFNSLMSVYCKRGLIEKAISVFREMTGDGCKPNSITYRHLALGCAKANLMKEAIKNIEMGSSLKTSKSVRSSTPWLETTLAIVECFAEKGDVENSEKLFEELNSAKYNRYAFVYNALFKAYVKGRVYDPNLFKRMVLGGARPDAESYSLLKLVEQYKP, encoded by the exons ATGTACTTATTGGGCTTTACACATTCTGGACCATCAACAAGCTTTATAGATGTTCACGTGCCAGTAAGGTCCCAGAAGAAAGAAACAATGCGATCTATTATTGCGTTGGTAAGGCAACGAGATTGTTTCGTTCAGGCAATACGTCGAACACCTGGTGTGTCATATTCACCTGCGTCGGATCATCAGCCTAACTTCAAAGCCTCGAACTTTCTCACTACCCTAATCTCTTCGACGAAATCTAGTGAATCAGACGGAGACGAAGAAGAGCCCAACAAGTGTTTGTCTCTGAGAATCGAGAAGCTACCGAAAGGAGTAACTGTTGGGTCTGCTTTGCAGAGCTGGATGGGCGATGGGTTTCCAGTTCATGGTGGAGATGTTTATCATGCTATTAATCGATTGAGAAAGCTCGGTAGAAACAAACGTGCCCTTGAG TTAATGGAGTGGATCATCAGAGAAAGACCATACCGTCCCGGGGAGCTAGAATACTCCTACTTACTCGAATTCACAGTCAAGATCCACGGCATCTCGCAAGGCGAAACGCTCTTCACACGCGTCCCTCAAGAGTTTCAGAACGAGCTTCTCTACAACAACCTCGTCATCGCTTGCCTAGACCAAGGCGTCATGAGACTCGCCCTGGGATAcatgaagaagatgagagagcTCGGTCACCGCACATCACATCTGGTCTACAACCGTCTTATAATCCGCAACTCGGCTCCGGGAAGAAGAAAACTCATCGCCAAAGACCTTGCGCTGATGAAAGCAGACAAGGCGGTTCCTCATGTCTCGACGTATCATATCTTGATGAAGCTTGAGGCTAACGAACATAATGTTGATGGTGTGCTAAAGGCTTTTGAGGGTATGAAGAAAGCTGGCGTCGAGGCGAACGAGGTTTCGTATTGTATATTGGCGATGGCGCATGCTGTTGCGAGGTTGTATACGGTCGCTGAGGCCTATACGGAGGAGATTGAGAGGACTATCACTGGGGATAACTGGTCGACGTTAGATGTGTTGATGATTCTGTACGGACGTTTGGGTAAAGAAAAGGAGGTGGAGAGAGCGTGGAATGTTGTTAAAGGGTTTCATCACGTTAGGTCAAAGAGTTACTTGCTAGCCACGGAAGCGTTTGGACGAGTAGGGAACTTGGAGAGAGCTGAAGAGGTTTGGTTAGAGATGAAGAGCGTAAGAGGAGTTAAAGAAACAGAGCAGTTCAACTCTCTGATGTCTGTATACTGCAAACGCGGTTTGATAGAGAAGGCAATAAGTGTGTTCCGAGAGATGACTGGAGATGGGTGTAAGCCTAACTCGATAACGTATAGGCATCTTGCTCTAGGGTGTGCTAAGGCCAATTTGATGAAGGAAGCTATCAAGAACATTGAGATGGGTTCGAGTTTAAAGACGAGTAAGAGTGTGAGAAGCTCGACGCCGTGGCTGGAGACGACGCTAGCGATCGTCGAGTGTTTTGCGGAGAAGGGTGATGTGGAGAACTCGGAGAAACTGTTTGAAGAGCTGAATAGTGCTAAGTATAATAGGTATGCGTTTGTGTATAACGCTCTGTTCAAGGCTTATGTTAAAGGTAGGGTGTATGATCCTAATCTGTTCAAGAGGATGGTTCTTGGTGGAGCTAGACCTGATGCTGAGTCTTACAGCTTGTTAAAACTTGTTGAACAATATAAACCCTGA